The Methanothermobacter sp. CaT2 DNA window TGGGTATACTCCCACCTCTGAGAACTCCTCATCACCCAACTGGAAAACCCTCAGCTGGAGAATACAGACAGGGATTGACGGTCAAAAGGGTAAAGAAAGGAACTCTTGTGGATATTGGCGCAGATAAACTTGCACTGTGCAGGGAAAGACTCACCGTAAATAGGATAATGAGTTTCAGGGTTATCCGGCTGGGTAAGGAAATACTGATAGAGCCAGATGAACCAGAGGATAAATACTGGGGATATGAGGTTCTGAACACCAAACGGAGCCTCTCAAAGAGCCTGAAAACAGTGGATGCCGATGTTGTGGTGGCAACATCCAGGTATGCTTCGCCCATTACTTCTATTCTGGATGAAGTAAAGTCAAAGGTGGAGGGCGCCCCTAGGGTGGCCATCCTGTTTGGCGGTCCTTACAAGGGATTACCAGAGATCGATGCAGATATATGGGTTAACACCATTCCAGGGCAGTGTACAGAAACTGTAAGGACTGAAGAGGCTGTTTTAGCTACTCTCTCAGTATTCAATATGCTAACTCAGATTGATGAAAAATGAATATGAATGATGTAAGGAGGTAAACTTAAATGGCTAGACATCATCAACCAAGAAAAGGATCAGTTGCATTCAGTCCAAGAAAAAGGGCGGCAAGGGAAACCCCCAGGGTCAAATCATGGCCCCAGGTGGATGAACCGGGACTGCTTGCCCTGGCAGGCTACAAGGCAGGGATGACCCACGTAATGATGGTTGATAACCGGAAAAATTCCCCTACAGAGGGGATGGAGGTTTCAACTCCAGTCACAATACTTGAGGTCCCACCCCTAACAGTGATGGCTGTGAGGGCCTATGAAAGGACAAGCAGGGGCCTTAAGACCCTTGGAGAGGTCCTGGCCACCGAGACAAAGGAGGACCTCAGAAGGAAGCTCACTCCGCCTGCAGAGGACTATGACCAGGAGGCTGCAATCGAAAGGATAAGGTCAAATATGGAATACGTTGCAGATGTCAGGGTTATTGTACACACAAACCCCAGACTTGCAAGCGTACCCAAAAAGAAACCTGAGGTCTTTGAGTGCGGTCTTGGAGGTAAGACCCCTGAGGAGAAATTCGAATACGCACTGGAAATCCTCGGTAAGGATGTGAGGGCATCAGAGATATTCTCCGAGGGAACCTTCGTTGATGCCATAGCCGTGACCAAGGGTAAGGGATTCCAGGGCCCTGTTAAGAGATGGGGTATAAGGATACAGTACGGTAAGGCTGCAAGGAGCAGTAAGGGAAGACACATAGGGTCACTGGGTCCATGGACACCATCAAGGACCATGTGGACAGTTCCACAGGCCGGGCAGATGGGTTACCACAGGAGGACCGAGTACAACAAGCAGATACTCAAGATCGGTGACGCCAGTGAGGCTGACCAGGTAAACCCCAGCGGCGGCTTTGTAAGGTATGGTCTTGTCAGAAACGATTATGTAATGGTTAAGGGGTCAGTTCCAGGCCCAACAAAGAGGCTTGTGGTGCTCAGGAAGGCCATAAGGGCTGCAGGTAAGCAGGAAGAGGCACCCCAGATAAACTACATCAGCACAGCATCAAAACAAGGAGTATAAGAGTGGTTCAAAATGAAGATCAAGGTTTATTCCCTAGAAGGTGAAGCCATAGATGAAATGGAACTTCCTGAAATTTTCAATGAGGAGTTCAGGCCCGACGTGATAAAAAGGGCCGTTCTATCAGCACAGACCGCGAGGGTACAGCCATGGGGTCCCGACCCGATGGCTGGTAAAAGGACCTCTGCCAAGTCCTATGGTGCCGGTCGCGGCGTTGCAATGGTCCCACGTATAAAAAATGGTTCAAGGGCGGCCTTTGTCCCCCAGGCAGTTGGCGGTAGAAGGGCCCACCCACCAAGGCCACAGAAGAACTACCATGAGAGGATAAACAGAAAGGAAAGGAGACTTGCAATAAGGTCCGCGGTTGCAGCAACAGCCAGGAGGGACCTTGTGGAGGCAAGGGGTCACCGGATAGAGAATGTGCCCCAGGTGCCCCTGGTGGTTGACGATGAACTCTCCAGAATCAAAAGGACAGCAGACACAAGGGAAGTCTTCAGGAAACTTGGAATCATGGACGACATCGTGAGGGCGAAGGAAGGTAAAAAGATAAGAGCTGGAAAGGGAAAGATGAGGGGAAGGAAGTACAGGACACCCAGAGGTCCACTCATAGTTGTGGGCGAGGATAAAGGCATCGCACTGGGTGCAAGAAACCACCCTGGTGTGGACGTTGTCACAGTCGAAAACCTCAACGCTGAACTCCTCGCACCAGGAACCCACCCTGGAAGACTGACCGTCTTTACAAGATCAGCAATAGAAAAACTTGAGGGACTCTTTCAGTAAAAATTAAGGTGACGGTGTAATTATGGATCCATATGCTGTTATCATGAAACCACATGTCACAGAAAAGAGCATGAACCTTATAGACCAGAACAACGAGCTGGCATTTGTGGTTATGAGAAAAAGCACAAAAAAGGATGTCAGAAGGGCGTTCGAGGAACTCTTTGCAGTTAAGGTTGAGAGGGTTAACACACAGGTAACCCCAAGGGGCCAGAAGATTGCCTACATAAAACTGGCAAAGGAACACAGCGCAGAGGATATAGCTGTTAAACTGGGAGTATTCTAATAATGATGAGGAGGATGTTCAGATGGGAAAAAGGTTAATATCACAGAGGAGAGGAAGGGGAACTCCCACTTACAGAAGTGCATCCCACCGCTTCAGGGGCAAAATAAAATACCGTGCATACGACTCCCTTGAAAGTGAAGGATGTCTAAGGGGAAAGGTCGTTGACATAATGCACGACCCTGGAAGGACAGCCCCTGTGGCCCTTGTGAAATTTGAAAACGGTGAGAAAAACCTCATCCTCGCACCAGAGGCTCTAATGCTTGATGAGGAGGTTGAGTGCGGGGCAAAGGCAAAGGTCAAACCTGGAAACTCACTCCCACTCAGTGAGATTCCAGAGGGGACACCCATATACAACATTGAAAACAGACCCGGAGACGGAGGGAAACTGGTGAGGTCCTCCGGTACCTATGCTTCTCTAATCACCCATGATGCTGACAAGGCGGTTATTGAACTCCCATCAGGTGAACTCAAGGCACTCAACCCACAGTGCCGTGCAACCGTCGGTGTCGTTGCTGGAGGAGGAAGAAGGGAGAAACCATTCCTCAAGGCAGGTAAGAAGTACCATGCCCTCAGGGCCAAGGGTAAGAAGTCAGTTACAGTCAGGGGTGTTGCAATGAACGCAGTTGACCACCCACACGGTGGTGGAAA harbors:
- a CDS encoding putative RNA uridine N3 methyltransferase produces the protein MNRVDLSIFIPDSLTAETGDLKIKTYKVGLIGRAAAIFGVNRIVIYHDDADGEAGFIRDILNYMDTPQYLRRKVFPIMKELKHVGILPPLRTPHHPTGKPSAGEYRQGLTVKRVKKGTLVDIGADKLALCRERLTVNRIMSFRVIRLGKEILIEPDEPEDKYWGYEVLNTKRSLSKSLKTVDADVVVATSRYASPITSILDEVKSKVEGAPRVAILFGGPYKGLPEIDADIWVNTIPGQCTETVRTEEAVLATLSVFNMLTQIDEK
- the rpl3p gene encoding 50S ribosomal protein L3 — protein: MARHHQPRKGSVAFSPRKRAARETPRVKSWPQVDEPGLLALAGYKAGMTHVMMVDNRKNSPTEGMEVSTPVTILEVPPLTVMAVRAYERTSRGLKTLGEVLATETKEDLRRKLTPPAEDYDQEAAIERIRSNMEYVADVRVIVHTNPRLASVPKKKPEVFECGLGGKTPEEKFEYALEILGKDVRASEIFSEGTFVDAIAVTKGKGFQGPVKRWGIRIQYGKAARSSKGRHIGSLGPWTPSRTMWTVPQAGQMGYHRRTEYNKQILKIGDASEADQVNPSGGFVRYGLVRNDYVMVKGSVPGPTKRLVVLRKAIRAAGKQEEAPQINYISTASKQGV
- the rpl4p gene encoding 50S ribosomal protein L4 codes for the protein MKIKVYSLEGEAIDEMELPEIFNEEFRPDVIKRAVLSAQTARVQPWGPDPMAGKRTSAKSYGAGRGVAMVPRIKNGSRAAFVPQAVGGRRAHPPRPQKNYHERINRKERRLAIRSAVAATARRDLVEARGHRIENVPQVPLVVDDELSRIKRTADTREVFRKLGIMDDIVRAKEGKKIRAGKGKMRGRKYRTPRGPLIVVGEDKGIALGARNHPGVDVVTVENLNAELLAPGTHPGRLTVFTRSAIEKLEGLFQ
- a CDS encoding 50S ribosomal protein L23, yielding MDPYAVIMKPHVTEKSMNLIDQNNELAFVVMRKSTKKDVRRAFEELFAVKVERVNTQVTPRGQKIAYIKLAKEHSAEDIAVKLGVF
- a CDS encoding 50S ribosomal protein L2; protein product: MGKRLISQRRGRGTPTYRSASHRFRGKIKYRAYDSLESEGCLRGKVVDIMHDPGRTAPVALVKFENGEKNLILAPEALMLDEEVECGAKAKVKPGNSLPLSEIPEGTPIYNIENRPGDGGKLVRSSGTYASLITHDADKAVIELPSGELKALNPQCRATVGVVAGGGRREKPFLKAGKKYHALRAKGKKSVTVRGVAMNAVDHPHGGGNRQHPGRPTTVSRHAPPGRKVGSIAARRTGKRR